Below is a window of Camelina sativa cultivar DH55 chromosome 11, Cs, whole genome shotgun sequence DNA.
ATGAAAGTGCCAATAATAGTAATGAAGTTGTCATCACGCTGTTAAATGGCAAGTAAAAGACATTTACTCTATCTTTAAGACACTTACATTTTCAAGTGGTCtctgttaagatttttaaaattttttaaacgTGTAGGAATGAAACTTTGAAGTGTCGTGCCAAAGACAACTACGCTTCTCAATTCATGTATTCATGGGAATCAAATGGTTGCCATCTCATATATAAATCAGAACATGTGTTTTGTGTAATGCGATTTATGAAGAtcggagaatatgaaggtatgtaacataaaatagttctgatataatcatcaaaaggtaaccaatatattcacttcaaattgtaaatgtatataggtgcaccatgtattgaaaacacattggcctcttcgaagatctttataaaaccaGAGTTCGAAGGACTGGAGCATCACAAGGCTATGTAAGATGTTATTATGTACATTAAAATCAAGTTGCCTATGatgttatattaaaattgtttaacactttatatatttacaggtcTGAATTCGCTGTacgttattacataaatcatGTGATGGAGCATCAAGGTGAAAGCTCAGGAACTCAGATGTAAAGAATGGAGCcttgaagatttttttatatatatttgaatgtcTAAAAATTTCTGAATGTTTGTACTAACCGCTACTTGAAATCTAAATATGGATTactctcatctttattttgtaaatgaGATAACACATTACAATATTGATCTTTTGGAATTGCTTACGCTTAAATTTACTTATTAAATCTTAGTATCTATTTActacattttaattgtttatttataagacttaattaatattttacattgagaATATTATGGATCTTTAGAAAGTAAATCCTTATGTATATGtgcaaatacaaaaagttaTTGACAATCAAATGAAACACTATATTTCACATATGTAAtacatattaaatttaaaaagtagCATATTCTAAAGTATCAAAACCATTTTTCCTATAATCTTATTACCGCGCGTAAACGCGCGGGTACCTCcctagtttttaattatattcatatagTGTATGgattaaccaattaatctataacatttttttgtaagaaacctatatttaatctataacctattttgtaatcaacttataaaaattatatagtctacaaaaaagttgtgtacttccgttttattatataggggatacaACGGATTGGTGgaagtttttaattaataaagattACGTAAAAGAATGTTACTAGAACTCTTCTAATGTGATacatatttgaaagaaaaaaaaatattgtttttctgGCATAACACTTTTCTATataaaagaacatatttttttttccactttaaCGAGTTAAATATTGTCTTTTTTACCATAATTTTCCGTTTTccatttttatcatattttgtatcatttctttgtttcaaatAGTTGTATATTATACTAATAGATGTGTTtgtctaaattttaaatacttataatgtatttaaattttcaataactatcaagtttttcttaatttatttgccatgatataaatgtaaaaaaatgttttgagatgTCAAATTGTTTTatcaaacttttcttttttaattttcaccgtaagttattttttaaatattattatctatatatataaagttaacttttctcacttctcacttctccttcctggtttgttgtatttgtttgatgattgtttgacattggaatTTCGGTTGCTTGTGTATAGCCCATTAGATGAGAGcattgtctcactgagtgtttatgacaatactcatgcatctcaatttgtgtttgttgtgaaagtaaaggcaaagtgtgatcgtgaaattaagacaatgaagaggaggatgttctagtggctcaattggtggttgtctggcttctgtaggttgctagagttgagtccttaGAATGTTATctaggattgttggttctttGATTTATGTTGGATTGGTTTATTAGTTTAATTGTTATGGAATTAATACAagatatttggttattggatatttcATTGGTTTAGtggtattgtttatgttatccgttgttgtttgattggagTTAGATTGTTAGTTAGTATGAGATcactaaattattatttattattattaaaaaaaaaaggtcgggtcgtttcagtttggtattagagTCCTTACAATTCTAGGTtcgggttcactaggtttctgttgttgatgttgggattgcatgcctttgattgattatgtgagttagtcaattgtatGTGGTTTGGAGACATAGAACTTCCTTTTCGAGCTtgcagtgtgattccacggtgagttgtttgttttgtgtttggtttagaTTGTCTGCTTAGCCTTTTGTTCATGGTATTgtagatggttagaggtggtgttgttgctggtcgtgctcatggacgcggacgtggtcgtggactaGAGTGTGACAACTGATGACGTCGGCAAGTCGGAAAAATTCCAGGAagggtccatgagtgtggccggtgggGGTACTGATAGCACCGTAAGTGCCGATAGAGTCGGTGTAGATGGTATCGGTGCCGGATTGGCCGGTGATGCTTGGATTCTGGATGCGGAAGTTCTAGCAGATGGAGCTCTTGTAGGAGGTGTTAACTTGGAGGACTTGTTGGCACGGATGCTGGAGCGGTTGCGAATAGTGTAATTCCagtaaaactttgttttttttgtttggtaaagaATTGCATTAAAACATTATAACCAAGAGTAAACCGGTCGGTACGAATCGGTTAACAAACTCTATAACCTAGCCGCTTAAAACCTCATTTGGAAACCCAAATAAGCAGTATCGGAAAAGAATTATGCTGCTCCGGTCAGTTCGCACCGTCGAGCTTCTCCGCCGAATCTCCACTTCTTCAGTCTCCGGATTTCGCACTTCTCCTCCCTTCTTACAACGTTGCAATGGCGTAACAACAACATCAGAGACTCCTTTCCCCACTCATATCTCTCGCCACTGTTATTCTATTAGCGTGAGTCCACAAAATGAGAATCGATACACGAACGCGCCAGCACCGGTTTCTCTACGGAGGACTAATAACAGAAAGATCTCACCGCGAATTAATTATAACAGAAAGATTTCACGGCGGAGGCAGGCGGGAAAATCGCCAACAAACTCGCCGGCGGCTGATGCGGTAGATTTGGCGTTGGACTCGGTGGTGAAGATCTTCACTGTTTCTACAAGTCCTAGTTACTTTCTTCCTTGGCAGAATAAGTCTCAACGAGAATCAATGGGCTCTGGTACCACTCTCAatcccttcttttctttttttcccctttgtTCTAAGTCTCTTTAGAATTGTTTGTTTGGTAATTGATATAGGATTTGTGATTTCCGGAAGAAGGATTGTAACGAATGCTCACGTGGTGGCTGATCACTCGTTTGTGTTAGTTAGAAAGCATGGTTCGTCCATAAAGCATAGAGCAGAAGTACAAGCGGTTGGTCATGAATGTGATTTGGCTATATTGGTAGTTGATAGTGAAGTGTTTTGGGAAGGTATGAATCCGTTGGAGCTAGGAGATATACCGTTTCTTCAGGAAGCTGTCGCTGTTGTTGGTTATCCTCAAGGTAAATAGTTCTTGGATACATATCAAAGTAAAGTAGGGCTTAAGATGGTATCACTTGTTGATGTATCTTGGCTACTAGCTCTGTCATGTCATTGGTCTGTTCTTAAACATGTACATTTTTGTAATGCATTCAAAGAATTGTAAAACGTTTCTGCTGTCTAAATGTGACGTATGATGATGATTAAATAACAAAGTTTATTACACTTTGCGTTATGAATGATCATGTTTGGCACTTTGTGTTAAGTAATGGTGTTGACTTTGTAATGAATACAGGTGGTGACAACATCTCTGTTACAACAGGTGTTGTATCTCGAGTTGAACCCACACAATATGTTCATGGCGCTACACAACTAATGGCTATACAAATAGATGCGGCGATTAACCCCGGAAATAGTGGTGGTCCAGCAATTATGGGAAACAAAGTAGCTGGTGTAGCGTTTCAAAATCTTTCAGGTGCTGAGAACATAGGGTGAGTAGGAACTATCAATTTTTGATACCTTTCTAGCTCTATTTGCATTAACAAAGTCAACGTAATCAGGAAGAGgattaaaaacaaagtttcttGCTCTATGTGATTTCTCTGCTGTCTTGAGATATCTCCCAAGTTTGAGATTCTGATCTTGGTTTCCAATATGCATAATAATCGAAGTATAGTATACGTGTGTCTTGACAAgccaaactttaaaaactaacattttattttgtcGTTTCAAACTGCAGCTATATCATTCCAACACCAGTAATTAAGCATTTCATAACTGGTGTTGAACAGTGTGGTAAATACATTGGTTTCTGCTCAATGGGTGTATCATGTCAGCCTATGGAGAATGCTCAACTCCGTATTGGTTTTCAGATGAGTCCTGAAATGACGGGGGTTCTTATAAGCAAAATAAACCCTCTCTCAGATGCTCACAGAATTTTGAAGAAGGATGATGTTATTCTCTCATTTGATAGTGTTTCTATAGCAAATGATGGAACaggtatatttatattcatttatcCCCATGAATCTCGGTCCTGAATTGTTTGTCTGTTTTGCTGATGAAGTGTATTGCAGTTCCTTTCCGGAACAGGGAGAGAATCACTTTTGATCATCTGGTATctatgaagaaaccaaatgAAACAGCCTTGGTTAAAGTCTTGAGGGAGGGAAAAGAACAAGAGTTCAGTATCACACTAAAACCTGTAAGTCATTTGTTCTTGACCAATAAAAAGATATTACTAACTAAATCACCGTATGTCGTTTAATCGCTGGTTCATATTACATCTAATATTATGGACAATCATCTGTTCTTCTGAgcttaaaagttttgtgttgtATGCAGCTGCAACCGCTTGTTCCAGTGCATCAATTTGATCAGCTCCCCAGTTATTACATTTTTGCGGGCTTTGTATTTGTACCTCTCACTCAGCCATACCTTCATGAATATGGAGAAGATTGGTACAACACTTCTCCCCGCAGTTTATGCGTACGTGCATTGAAAGATTTGCCCAAAAAAGCCGGTCAACAACTTGTCATTGTCTCTCAAGTTTGTGCCTTCTTTACcctagttctttttttttaccaattacGTTCTGTTAAAAAGATTTTCACTACAAACTTAATCAAACACTTCTGGTTCATActattttctgaatttaaaaTTGTTAGAAGGTTTGAAAATCACTTGAGCTACAATGATAATAAGCACTTACAGTTGACCGGATGATCTGTGTTTCCTAAACCACGACAGCTTGCTTTAGAGCTTTTGTATTGCTAGGAAATATACCAACAATGATGTCTCGCCATTTAGGCATCACCACTGATAATTTAATCTCTGTGTAATATAGGTGTTAATGGATGACATCAACACAGGATATGAGCGTCTCACAGAGCTACAAGTAAGTAGAAGCTAATGTTAAGCCTCATTGTAATCACTGCAAATTACTTCTGACATATAAGGAATCGGCAATCCTAAATCAACTTAACGGAATACCATATGATTCTAATTACAGCAAGTTCGAAATGAACAGTCATGACTTGTCTATATAACTTTGGCATGATAGATTCGTAGTTTATTATTGTCTTAGAGGCTGATGAAAAAAGAAACTGTATTTGTGTTGAAAACAGGTGAAGAAAGTGAACGGAGTGGAAGTGGATAATCTGAGACATCTATGTCAGCTCATAGAGAACTGCAACACCGAGAATTTGAGGGTGGATTTAGAGGATGATGAGAGGGTAATCTTCTTGAACTACCAATCCGCAAAAATCGCCActtctttgattttgaaacGACATAGAATAGCATCGGCAATGTCCAGCGATCTGCTTATTGAACAAAATCTTGTAACCGAGTTggcttcttcttgttctgtggTCTGAGCCAAGGCCACTGCCATATTCAAATTCATTCCATATTTGTAAAACCACAATGTTGTATCCTCATAAACATTTAGGGATTTGATAAGCGGCTTTTCATGAGcctgaattttgaaaattagttatagaaaaattgttttactccaaaaatgttTCGTATCTCCATTTCTAAGTTACGGATAATGTCCCTTGCTCAGGCGAGAATTTGTGGTGGATTAGTTCAAACTGAGTTcccttttcaaaatttgagtCTTCGCCTAAAAGTGAATTGGACCCCAAATTTAGTTAGTGCGTAGGGAAACAAACTAGAAAGCCAGActattcattttaatatttttgtcgTCTTTCTTTTCATTACTCTGCTATGCTCTCAGCCTCTCACGTTCCAATGAGACAAACAAAagggacaaaacaaaacaagaaaggaaAACACAAATCCCTTTCCGTGTCTTAAGCGAACTGTCACATCCGTACGTGCATCGTATAAAGAGGAAAAATACCCTCCAACTACACTAATTAttactcactctctctctctggtttcttctcttctttctcggGCAGTGAAAGAATTGAagaaagaaagttttttttttcttctgagaAGATGACTTCGTCGTTGTCGTGGGAGATGCAACTAGTGGAAACAGCTAAAGAGGAACTCGAGATTCTTCAGTCTCAGTATCCCAACCGCTTCGCCTACCTCAAATCCGATCTTCAATCTTTCATTTCTCACCTCCGTGAAGATCACGCGCCGCCGCGTATaccatcctcctcctcctcctcctccgtcgtTCTTACTCAAGGTACTCTCATTCTTATGTTTCTTTTCGTTTGGCTTGTGTTCTTATTACTCAAGctactctcatttttttttgctttattacTCCATTATTTTTTGTTACTCAGTTCTGAGATTGTTTTTCTTAGTTATTAGTCAGATTATTACATTTCACAAGGTCGTCACTATAATTTGCAACAATAGAAATACTACTatatccttgttttttttttctattactcttatgttttagaaagaaaaaggttattttgtgttttctaatttctatacaacatttatattctaatttatcttttattaattaaaactgATACCACTCGAATAATTAACAACCTTTCTTTTATGATTATAAATCCTTACTTTATCCATgtggaatttttgttttttttttcctgtgaaAACCATGTTGAAATGTTTTCTGATAATTTGTTCTGAAACATGAATAGGGAATTtgttctaaataaaaaataggatACTGGCTCTCAAAAGTGTGATAGTTATTCTCATCAACTGTCCGGTCGACATCAGACAATTGTTTTGTCCGTCTTATAAACCACCTTTATGGAATCGTTTGTTTGGACGTCATCACTGTTGGAAGTACAGATGGATGTATGCCAATATTTTCCAAAAGCtccaaaaatccaaatataatttttgtagtAATTAAGTAGAATTGGGAcgaacaagaaaatgaaaacgatATCTTTCCGATAGTGAAGATTCATTTGTCTAGTATTAAAATATCCGTTATATCTACcataagttataaaaaaaaaaaagtatatgaaaaaaattgCTATTAATTGTTGTTGATGCATTGGACAGAGTCATCAAACTGTAAGAATAAGCAAAAACATAAGAAGAGAAAGTGTGTCATGGACAATTTCGGAGACCAAGCGTCGTCGTCAACAATGGGAAAGATCCACAAGAACAATAATAACAAGATGGGTGAGAGAGTGGTCACgaagagaaaaaatagagttgAAATGGTTCTTGAGAGAGCTCAACTTTGTCTCCAGAAGATAAGAGACGTGAAAGCCTCTTTGtgttgacctttttttttacatcttttgctGAAATGTATAAGGAAAAATAGTTACCGTCCGAGAAATGTATTGCAAAGTGATGAAAAGTAAAGTGCTTCTCGAAAAATAGGTATAGACAGTTGAATAATGTATCTGTCTTTTTGGTCAATGAGAaagactttaatttttttattagtctCTTATTGAAAACTTTTATGAATTTCTCGTTTTATGACTAAGAGAATTATTTCTTCCtcattgtaaaaaacaaaaacagctcAAAAACTATCTATTGCAACTGTAGAGTTAAGCACAATTGTTCCTTATGGAGAATAGTTGGTTCCTTGTTGGTCGTGCTTTCGCCCTGAATCCCAAGCCTTCTTTCGCTGGTGGTAGTCAATTTTCCCTTTCCCCACCGCCCCTTCCCCCTGACCCTCCGAAGCCTTCACTCTCCTGTACCCTCTCCAACTTCCCTCAAATGTCTTCTTCTCTTACTACTAGCCACAAGTCGAAACTTCCCTCACACACTGCTATTTTCCtgacattctattttttttttgtttctcgttGTTAATCAGACTAAAAAGTCCAAAAGAGGTCATTAATCATAAGCATAGCAAAACATAAATTGGCTCTACAAACTAGAGTTTTTACGATCAGGATTTGACCAAGATTCTTCGGTTGCTGCTGAGtttgaaaagaagttgaagacccggatgagtgatcaagtgtctcggtggaagGGTAAGTGGAAGAAGGAAGGTAATGACGCAATgccgcggtggcttgatcctacTGTATGGGATGGCTTGGTCAACttttggtgtgaaccaaaatcagaagcaaagagtATCAATAGCCGTAATGCTCGCTATAGTGATCCCGATGGCACCAGAATACATAAGCACCGTTCTGGTTAGACCTCTTTTAAAGCCTGAGCACGAAAGCGTGTAAGTATCTCTGTTTAACACAAGttcattaatcatatcatatctacaatatagtaatatagttgtttcatttctctgtttttaatcTGAGAGGACTGGTGAGCCACTACCTGATTTCCTGCGAGTCCTAGAAGACactcataggaaacctgatgggtGGTTTGTTGATTGACTGTCTGAGAAGGTGTACAATGaagtgttgatgttcatatattttaccctgttttcccttaatatattcacatcttttgcatcttttgctatccattttgaccattattgcatagttttaggattgttcatgcattagagtatagttgcattgcatttgcatcttttcttgcataaacaagtgattttggagcctaaggagcatggaagcaatgctgaagaggagaaagaaagggagttagagctgaagaaccaaggtctgGAGTTCCACttgaccgcccactcgaccgcccactcgaccagacactcgaccgtatgcggagaaggactcgaccgagtggagggaacagaagaaaagccaactcgaccggtcactcgaccgagcacctggtcgagctgaccgagccgcctagctattttgtcttctagcatttttagggcttccacttctttttctttataaggccttgtaccctgcagccaccaagagtccagtttttttagatattctcaaacctagtatttacccttttgggaatttatgctctttgcacttttattttcttagatctctcatctacttttgaaggaaaacaagaaattccttgatattttttggtttcataactttcaatatattaagaattcgagtttgattccttcttcaatattgtagatctctgtttcatctatctaatcatgcaagtttcgttattttctgggtttatgactttgctcATCAGgtttagcatttgtgagtagttgcttaggatcttaaggatgggttaggctggattgtggttgaggtttgtttagctaggtcaagcttgattgttatagatctcttttaggctagatgtactctatgctgatcctataaccgagagggtagggtttgattttaagcttcttagcatctcaccaatgtctaggttgcaagataaggctagatatagagattatcattaggcatgctaagagattagatgccttgtttgatttttgacataaatgatctgttgcttaatgcttgcttgtataagttctttgctttgtgagaaaaagtctagaaatatatgagcttgattgtttttgccatgagagtggattaacatgttctaggagatcattgtctagagattagctcaagttgattgagatttgttgaccaagttagatgaccttaatcattagtccagcccatgaatccctcctcaagaccttccttgtctattgatttcttagtctaaatcNNNNNNNNNNNNNNNNNNNNNNNNNNNNNNNNNNNNNNNNNNNNNNNNNNNNNNNNNNNNNNNNNNNNNNNNNNNNNNNNNNNNNNNNNNNNNNNNNNNNNNNNNNNNNNNNNNNNNNNNNNNNNNNNNNNNNNNNNNNNNNNNNNNNNNNNNNNNNNNNNNNNNNNNNNNNNNNNNNNNNNNNNNNNNNNNNNNNNNNNNNNNNNNNNGCTTTGTGAGAaaaagtctagaaatatatgagcttgattgtttttgccatgagagtggattaacatgttctaggagatcattgtctagagattagctcaagttgattgagatttgttgaccaagttagatgaccttaatcattagtccagcccatgaatccctcctcaagaccttccttgtctattgatttcttagtctaaatcttgttgcttggttgttgtttgatttacttttgtcttgctctgttttgtttgcattgctctgtttctcgcatCTGTCCGACTCGCCCCTGTACTCGATcgcacactcgatcgagtgcttgctcaaGCTCATCCCCAGAAattttgtttatgctttgtgtttgtcctgtttcaattcctgtttcattttagttgcttttattttacattcatttagtttcctgttcattacttgcgttgcattagtttattagttgcattactatagtttctatttatgtttcattgcattgttgtttagatcatcctgttctctttacttttcgcatctagttttataagcttttacattctgcattttacattcatcatNNNNNNNNNNNNNNNNNNNNNNNNNNNNNNNNNNNNNNNNNNNNNNNNNNNNNNNNNNNNcatttcattggtgaagaagaggttccagttcaagaAGGAGATGCAGAATTTGCTAAGTTGTGCTACATACATAAtcaaggaggattcaaaggttacaaccaaggaggattcaagaacaacaatctctcctatagaagcactaatgtggccaatcctcaagatcaagtctacCCAACTCAACNAACACAACTATGTACCCAAGCagcaacatcaagtgttccagccccaattgtgtctcCCACCAGGGTTCaaactaaccaaggccaagaaccagatttgagagctatgatgcaacaaatgttgATTGGGCAAGCTAATGGAAAGATGGAAGAGGCAAAGCAGTTTAATGAGTTGAACCAGTGATTAACATCccagtataatgatctcaacatgaagtttgaaggtctcaactctagagtgaagtatatggagagcctacttctacttcagctcctaagcctaaccaactccctggaaaagctgttcaaaacccaagggagttcactgctaaGGCCATTCATGtctatgaagaagaagtcactgaggacagtgaaatTCAAGCtgggaggattgg
It encodes the following:
- the LOC104724056 gene encoding protease Do-like 10, mitochondrial, which produces MLLRSVRTVELLRRISTSSVSGFRTSPPFLQRCNGVTTTSETPFPTHISRHCYSISVSPQNENRYTNAPAPVSLRRTNNRKISPRINYNRKISRRRQAGKSPTNSPAADAVDLALDSVVKIFTVSTSPSYFLPWQNKSQRESMGSGFVISGRRIVTNAHVVADHSFVLVRKHGSSIKHRAEVQAVGHECDLAILVVDSEVFWEGMNPLELGDIPFLQEAVAVVGYPQGGDNISVTTGVVSRVEPTQYVHGATQLMAIQIDAAINPGNSGGPAIMGNKVAGVAFQNLSGAENIGYIIPTPVIKHFITGVEQCGKYIGFCSMGVSCQPMENAQLRIGFQMSPEMTGVLISKINPLSDAHRILKKDDVILSFDSVSIANDGTVPFRNRERITFDHLVSMKKPNETALVKVLREGKEQEFSITLKPLQPLVPVHQFDQLPSYYIFAGFVFVPLTQPYLHEYGEDWYNTSPRSLCVRALKDLPKKAGQQLVIVSQVLMDDINTGYERLTELQVKKVNGVEVDNLRHLCQLIENCNTENLRVDLEDDERVIFLNYQSAKIATSLILKRHRIASAMSSDLLIEQNLVTELASSCSVV
- the LOC104724057 gene encoding uncharacterized protein LOC104724057, translating into MTSSLSWEMQLVETAKEELEILQSQYPNRFAYLKSDLQSFISHLREDHAPPRIPSSSSSSSVVLTQESSNCKNKQKHKKRKCVMDNFGDQASSSTMGKIHKNNNNKMGERVVTKRKNRVEMVLERAQLCLQKIRDVKASLC